AAGACCCTTGGTCTTTTTTCTTTTAATTTCATGATATTAATATCTTCTTTCCAGGTCTTTATTACAAGATGCCTGTATTCAGAATCAGGATATGCCTTTGAAAACCATGCCCTTCCATCACTTACTTCTTCTTTATTATATCCAAACATCTCCACAAATTTTGGATTTATATAGCTATATCTACCTGACGCCTCAATGAAGACTATGCCGAAGGGCACATTTTCTGCTATTTCTTTGAATATCCTTTCCTGAGAAGTTACTGCTTTGTCTCTAACGATTTTTTTGTTTAGCATTATATAGACTTTAATCCTTAAATCATTAATTATATGCTAATATGAATCTACATGCCATAATTTTTTAAAAGTTTCTAAAATTTTCATTTCTTTGTGCCAAAATGATATAAATATCAAAACATGCTTTTAAATATATTTTTAAATGGGGGATTTATATGCCATATGTAAATATCAAGATAACAAAAGAAGGGGCAACAAAAGAACAAAAGGCAAGGCTTATAGAGGGTGTTACAAATCTCTTGAGAGACATCCTCGGTAAGAATCCACAGACAACCTTTGTTATTATTGATGAGGTTGAGACAGATAACTGGGGAATAGGGGGAGAGACAGTGACATCAAGAAGGCAGAAAAGATAACTTTTTATTTTAAAAATACTTACATCCCCTCCATACAAAAGGCAAAAAAATGTTTATTTTGCCTCCTTTGCATTTATAATAGCTTTTGCCGTCTCTATGAGGGTATTGGAATGGGGGTTTTTCATATTGTCTCTCATGATTATATCAGAGGGCAATACGTCTTTTCCATAATATGCCTTATTCAAACCATGCCTTGCCTTTATAAAGGCACCTTCAAGGGATATGCCACCATACAGACCTTTGGACATGGCAAAGGTTATTATGTCTGCGCTTATATTGGCAGTAGAGGCATCAATGCCAACACCTATAGGGCCCATGGCTATTCCCACATCAGCACCAAGTTTAACACTACTTGAAAGCATGGCAGATATGCCCCTGTCAGACATGATAAGCATTACAATCTCTGCTGCCTCGCCTCCTATTTGAAGCCCAAAACTCGCCTCGCCTATGGTATAAAACGCAGGGCCTCTCCATGAACCTGTTTTTTTATCATGGACAATAAGGACCCCACTGCCACCGGATGCACCAAGTATTATTGCCCCTTTTAACATCTGAGGCGCTATAAATATCCCCTTTGCATTTTTTACAAGTCCCCTAAAACCTTCCATCTCCCTTGCCTTGGAAAAATTCTCAAGGGTAAAACGTGCCTTTTCCACCAATTGTTTTGTCTCAGACAGGTCATCTCCATATGCCTTTTTAGGGTATATAAAGGATGGGATACTTGTTGTGAGAAAAAAAACTGTAATGATAATAAATATCCTGAATATCACAAAAGGGGTTTTC
This window of the Syntrophorhabdaceae bacterium genome carries:
- a CDS encoding 4-oxalocrotonate tautomerase family protein, yielding MPYVNIKITKEGATKEQKARLIEGVTNLLRDILGKNPQTTFVIIDEVETDNWGIGGETVTSRRQKR
- a CDS encoding lipid-binding SYLF domain-containing protein, with product MKTPFVIFRIFIIITVFFLTTSIPSFIYPKKAYGDDLSETKQLVEKARFTLENFSKAREMEGFRGLVKNAKGIFIAPQMLKGAIILGASGGSGVLIVHDKKTGSWRGPAFYTIGEASFGLQIGGEAAEIVMLIMSDRGISAMLSSSVKLGADVGIAMGPIGVGIDASTANISADIITFAMSKGLYGGISLEGAFIKARHGLNKAYYGKDVLPSDIIMRDNMKNPHSNTLIETAKAIINAKEAK